A single genomic interval of Leptospira dzoumogneensis harbors:
- a CDS encoding beta strand repeat-containing protein: protein MSSGINPTKKFYAALACSFLLFQGCVAWPLLTGAVGLAAGKKGGGGLFFLPGGGTPTLSRVEISSPNSSFAKTTSMSLVATAAYSNGTHKDITADAVWSTSDPNIISMAAGGQATGTGVGAADISITYENKTAQISLSVTSAPLNTISISCVNQTDSLPKGITRQCTLTGNFADGSNQDLTNDPNTVWSTVSSAIATIDSTGLVTAIDAGTTSIKASYNSLNASNLSLTVSSAALVSIAVTPTNKSLALGKNQQYTATGTYSDNSNQDITNSVTWNSSDTAVATISNTAGSKGFLSTEDMGTSTITATLNSIGGNTDVTVTAAVLESISITPPTPSTPKGRTLNLVATGIFSDGHNENITDQVTWSSEDTSIATVDNGSGFEGRASGIAVGTVDITAEIGGIEETVSFSVTAAELESIQLTADDSSIAKGTSTTILATGVYSDGTSQNITGSVSWSSSLTSVLQLGTLTATPKKQVNSPNNGTLGTSTITATSGSISGTVDITVTAAKLVSIAVTPTNPSVAKGLTKDFTATGTYTDSSTQNLTTSVTWASSDTSKATISNASGTEGKASAAAVGTTNITATLGTITSPSTTLTVTAAVLQSITITPSNPSVAKGRSENLSATGTYSDNSTQDLTTSVTWSSSSNSTVGVSNANGTKGKATGVAVGTATITATSGSVSNSITFTVTSAVLDSLEVHIMDSSIAKGTSTLAEATGTYSDGSTQDITDQVVWDSSQTSIIQLGALTAAPKKTLTSPNNGSLGTSNISATLGSISGSANLTVTAATLVSIQVDPTNPSVAKGLTQNFTATGTYTDASTQDLTTSVTWVSSSTSKATISNAAGSKGLATTLATGTTNITATLGSVTSPASVLTVTAAALTSITIAPSPTLSIAKGRTQNFTATGHYTDSSTSDLTTQVTWSSFDQTKATVSNTSGTNGKLTALQEGSTQISASYNSITSTDTVVTVTAAVLDSISITPTNSSLAKGYTTPFTANGVYSDATTLDITAQVTWASSNTSSSTISNANGNQGVATAVAVGTSTISATLGSISSSTNFTVTAAVLVSIAVSPTNSNVYTTQTKDFTATGTYSDSTTQNLTTSVTWASSDTSKATISNASGTEGKATGVAAGTVTISATSGSVSGNTQLTVVFLDTTPPTVSNVVSLGPTTVRVTFSESVNTTQATTAANYKLALTSAVSGACSDNSNFSSTSNIPVSSVSGSGAIYTLTLASSQTSGTNYTVIVNKSGIQDLSGVPNNLGCANYGDFVGQEQLKVSSASCASTSTVIINFSKPIKSGNNVSGSAECSSTSECGNRYAFVGTTDLGTISSAKILDGVVCGGATADSAKVCVTHSLLQTGAQYSIIAANNVNGDGFDNTSWGSIRDSGDSENVQSSPRDRASFLGCGTSPVNFGDGPISIDPNGSTFGYLADFNSKIYTGPNNAGNGALRFAYDGANPESVQFSFTKDTIQLSGQDSTYTSSSTATTRENGIAVPPYVTLGHSGCTQNDATLANGCGPDNESGRGIFTTGSLSSNPYIFIAAARTIPDGSGNYLFDYIYYSNDTSTNLNYKYIDMGTITGTATAGTSSITVMNDRVFAGFAKPSNSGGLGSGLNAPDFGFISFNSSDTGSGTTGFCAPGSNCDATDGTNGRRIRIDYMPYFGGPSNGGTGSVNSSPNWAYYIGVDSSIVFKNRIYAANGGLHAVGHNGSIIRSTSSSPTAACSTKNTCTDWTEVGPRTNTKWHNSTTNNWFSLELAKFYDLIPADRAFSQFAEFNDKLYVTRTICIQGTQASAIRTAAGTVAGCTDGTDTNRRAQLWKCDPTLTAGNTECDAGDWTVVGDDGNGITNFGDSTNKTITMVAKNGSYLYVGFDNPNGIRIYRTNTANPGSASNVWTQVAGGGLTDAANVQQIFSAVSVNTGGVYYLYVSVGKNNTPVRVYRQQNL from the coding sequence ATGAGCTCCGGAATCAACCCCACCAAAAAATTCTACGCCGCGTTGGCGTGTTCCTTTCTTCTTTTCCAAGGATGCGTCGCCTGGCCTTTATTAACAGGAGCTGTCGGGCTCGCGGCAGGAAAAAAAGGAGGAGGCGGATTATTCTTCCTTCCCGGCGGAGGAACTCCTACATTAAGTAGAGTAGAGATCTCTTCTCCGAATTCCAGTTTTGCAAAAACTACAAGCATGTCATTGGTGGCGACTGCTGCGTATTCTAACGGAACTCATAAAGATATTACTGCGGATGCCGTATGGAGCACCAGCGATCCTAATATTATTTCTATGGCTGCGGGTGGGCAAGCCACAGGAACAGGAGTGGGAGCTGCAGATATCAGCATCACTTATGAGAACAAAACCGCACAAATTTCTCTTTCAGTTACCTCCGCTCCTTTGAACACAATTTCTATTTCTTGCGTGAATCAAACGGATAGTTTGCCTAAAGGGATCACTAGACAATGTACTTTAACGGGTAATTTCGCGGACGGCTCTAACCAAGACTTGACTAATGATCCGAATACCGTATGGAGCACAGTAAGTTCCGCTATTGCAACTATTGATTCTACAGGACTTGTGACTGCGATAGATGCCGGCACTACTTCGATCAAAGCTTCTTATAATTCATTAAATGCTTCTAATTTATCTTTAACTGTTAGTTCTGCCGCTTTAGTTTCTATCGCGGTAACTCCTACTAATAAGTCTTTGGCATTGGGAAAAAATCAGCAATACACTGCGACTGGAACTTATTCGGACAATTCTAACCAAGACATTACAAATTCAGTAACTTGGAATTCTTCGGATACGGCAGTCGCTACTATCAGCAATACTGCCGGATCCAAAGGATTTTTATCCACAGAAGATATGGGGACTTCTACCATTACTGCGACTCTGAATTCTATCGGAGGAAACACTGATGTTACTGTGACTGCTGCGGTATTGGAAAGTATTTCCATCACTCCTCCTACCCCAAGTACCCCTAAGGGAAGAACCTTAAATTTAGTTGCTACAGGTATTTTCTCGGATGGTCATAATGAGAACATCACAGACCAAGTAACTTGGTCCAGTGAAGACACTTCTATCGCAACCGTGGATAACGGTTCAGGATTTGAAGGTAGAGCTTCCGGGATAGCAGTCGGAACAGTGGACATCACTGCGGAAATAGGCGGGATAGAAGAAACAGTATCCTTCTCCGTAACTGCCGCTGAATTGGAGTCCATCCAATTGACTGCGGATGACTCTTCTATCGCAAAAGGAACAAGTACTACTATCTTAGCGACAGGTGTTTACTCCGACGGAACTTCTCAAAACATTACCGGTTCCGTTTCCTGGAGCAGCTCTTTAACATCCGTACTACAACTGGGAACTTTAACTGCTACTCCTAAAAAACAAGTGAATTCTCCGAATAACGGAACGCTCGGAACTTCTACAATCACCGCAACTTCAGGAAGTATCAGCGGCACTGTGGATATTACCGTTACTGCCGCCAAATTGGTTTCCATCGCAGTAACTCCTACAAATCCAAGCGTAGCGAAAGGATTAACCAAAGATTTTACCGCAACTGGAACTTATACGGACAGTTCTACTCAGAACTTGACTACATCCGTTACCTGGGCTTCTTCTGATACAAGCAAGGCAACTATCAGCAATGCTTCCGGAACGGAAGGTAAAGCTAGTGCCGCTGCGGTTGGAACTACGAATATCACTGCGACTTTAGGAACGATTACTTCTCCTTCTACCACACTGACTGTGACCGCTGCGGTTTTACAATCGATTACGATCACTCCTTCTAACCCAAGTGTAGCAAAAGGAAGATCCGAAAATTTAAGTGCGACAGGAACTTACTCTGATAATTCCACTCAGGATCTTACAACTTCAGTTACTTGGTCAAGCTCCAGTAACTCGACTGTGGGTGTGAGTAACGCAAACGGGACTAAAGGAAAAGCGACAGGTGTTGCTGTTGGAACAGCGACAATCACCGCGACTTCAGGCTCCGTATCTAACTCGATCACATTTACGGTAACTTCTGCGGTTCTGGATTCTCTTGAGGTCCATATTATGGATTCTTCTATCGCAAAAGGAACTTCTACACTTGCAGAAGCGACAGGAACCTACTCTGATGGAAGCACTCAGGATATCACTGACCAAGTGGTTTGGGATAGTTCTCAGACTTCTATCATCCAATTAGGAGCTTTGACTGCCGCACCTAAAAAGACATTAACTTCTCCTAATAATGGTTCTTTAGGAACATCTAATATTTCCGCTACCTTGGGAAGTATCAGCGGAAGCGCAAATCTGACTGTGACTGCTGCGACATTGGTTTCTATCCAAGTGGATCCTACTAATCCAAGTGTCGCTAAAGGTCTGACCCAAAACTTTACTGCGACCGGGACTTATACGGATGCAAGCACTCAGGATCTTACAACTTCGGTTACCTGGGTATCTTCCAGCACAAGCAAGGCTACGATCAGTAATGCTGCGGGAAGTAAAGGTCTGGCAACTACTCTTGCAACGGGGACCACAAATATCACTGCGACTTTAGGTTCGGTGACTTCTCCTGCGAGCGTATTGACTGTGACTGCTGCGGCTCTTACAAGTATTACGATCGCTCCTTCTCCTACTTTAAGTATAGCGAAGGGACGCACTCAAAACTTCACTGCGACCGGACATTATACCGACAGTTCCACTTCGGATCTGACGACTCAGGTGACTTGGAGTTCCTTCGATCAAACTAAAGCAACTGTTAGCAATACCTCCGGAACGAACGGTAAACTGACCGCTCTCCAAGAAGGAAGTACTCAGATTTCCGCAAGTTATAACTCAATAACCAGCACGGATACTGTGGTAACAGTAACAGCCGCCGTCTTGGATAGTATCTCAATCACTCCAACTAACTCAAGTTTGGCGAAAGGATATACTACTCCATTCACTGCAAACGGTGTGTATTCGGATGCTACCACATTGGATATTACCGCTCAAGTGACCTGGGCTTCTTCCAATACTTCTTCTTCTACGATCAGTAATGCGAATGGAAACCAAGGTGTGGCAACTGCGGTTGCGGTCGGAACAAGCACGATCTCGGCTACTTTAGGTTCCATATCCTCTTCTACCAACTTCACTGTTACGGCCGCGGTATTAGTTTCTATCGCGGTGTCTCCTACGAATAGTAATGTGTATACGACCCAGACTAAGGACTTCACTGCAACTGGAACTTATTCCGACTCGACGACTCAGAACTTGACCACATCCGTTACCTGGGCTTCTTCAGATACAAGCAAGGCTACGATTAGTAACGCTTCCGGAACGGAAGGTAAGGCAACCGGCGTTGCGGCAGGAACTGTTACTATCTCCGCAACCAGCGGTTCAGTGAGTGGAAACACTCAATTGACCGTTGTGTTCTTGGATACTACTCCTCCGACTGTATCTAACGTGGTCTCTTTGGGCCCGACTACGGTAAGGGTGACATTCTCCGAATCCGTGAATACAACTCAGGCAACCACTGCTGCTAATTATAAATTAGCTCTTACCTCTGCTGTAAGCGGTGCTTGTTCGGATAATAGCAACTTCTCCTCTACTTCTAATATCCCTGTTTCTTCGGTAAGCGGAAGTGGTGCGATCTATACCCTGACCTTGGCTTCTTCTCAAACTTCCGGAACAAACTATACAGTGATCGTGAATAAGAGCGGTATCCAAGATCTTTCCGGAGTTCCGAACAATTTAGGTTGTGCGAACTATGGAGACTTCGTTGGACAAGAGCAGTTGAAGGTAAGCTCCGCTTCCTGCGCAAGCACAAGCACCGTGATCATCAACTTCTCCAAACCGATCAAATCGGGTAATAATGTAAGCGGCTCCGCAGAATGTAGCAGCACTTCAGAATGCGGAAACCGTTACGCATTCGTAGGAACCACAGATTTAGGAACGATTAGTTCCGCTAAAATTTTGGATGGTGTTGTCTGCGGCGGAGCGACTGCGGACTCTGCAAAAGTTTGTGTGACCCATAGCTTATTACAAACCGGAGCACAATATTCTATCATAGCTGCAAATAACGTGAACGGGGACGGATTCGATAATACCTCTTGGGGATCCATTCGTGATTCAGGCGATTCAGAGAATGTCCAATCTTCTCCGAGGGACAGGGCTTCCTTCCTAGGTTGTGGAACTTCTCCTGTAAACTTTGGGGACGGACCTATTTCCATCGACCCGAACGGTTCTACATTCGGTTATTTGGCGGATTTTAACAGCAAGATCTATACAGGTCCGAACAACGCAGGCAACGGAGCATTACGTTTCGCTTATGATGGAGCAAACCCTGAATCCGTTCAGTTCTCCTTTACTAAGGATACAATACAGCTTAGCGGGCAAGACTCTACTTATACAAGTTCCAGCACTGCTACAACGAGAGAAAACGGCATTGCAGTTCCGCCTTACGTAACCTTAGGGCACTCCGGTTGTACCCAAAATGACGCTACACTTGCAAATGGTTGTGGTCCGGATAATGAAAGTGGTCGAGGAATTTTCACAACAGGTTCCTTATCAAGTAACCCATATATCTTTATCGCCGCAGCAAGAACAATTCCTGATGGAAGTGGAAACTATCTATTCGATTATATCTACTATTCGAACGATACCTCCACCAACCTGAATTACAAATACATCGATATGGGAACGATTACCGGAACCGCGACTGCGGGAACTTCTTCCATTACCGTTATGAATGATAGGGTCTTTGCAGGTTTTGCAAAACCTAGCAATAGCGGCGGATTAGGAAGCGGATTAAACGCTCCCGACTTCGGATTTATCAGCTTCAATTCCTCGGATACAGGATCAGGGACCACAGGATTCTGTGCCCCAGGTTCTAATTGTGACGCAACCGACGGAACAAATGGAAGAAGGATACGTATCGATTATATGCCTTACTTCGGAGGACCATCTAACGGTGGAACGGGAAGCGTAAATTCAAGTCCGAACTGGGCATATTATATAGGTGTGGATTCCTCCATCGTATTCAAGAACAGGATCTATGCTGCAAATGGCGGCCTACATGCAGTAGGACATAACGGATCTATCATCCGTTCCACTTCTTCCAGTCCTACTGCCGCTTGTTCTACCAAGAACACTTGCACGGATTGGACAGAAGTAGGACCAAGAACCAATACGAAATGGCATAATAGCACTACGAACAATTGGTTCTCTTTGGAACTTGCAAAATTTTACGATCTGATCCCTGCCGACAGAGCATTCTCTCAGTTTGCCGAATTTAACGATAAACTCTATGTGACACGGACCATCTGTATCCAAGGAACCCAAGCAAGCGCTATCCGCACTGCCGCAGGAACAGTTGCAGGATGTACTGACGGAACAGATACGAACCGCAGAGCACAACTTTGGAAATGTGATCCTACTCTTACAGCAGGCAACACAGAATGTGATGCAGGCGACTGGACTGTAGTGGGAGACGATGGGAACGGAATCACCAACTTCGGGGATTCCACCAATAAGACGATCACCATGGTGGCTAAAAACGGATCTTATCTATATGTAGGATTCGATAACCCGAACGGTATCCGTATCTATCGCACGAATACCGCAAACCCAGGATCCGCTTCGAATGTGTGGACACAAGTTGCGGGAGGTGGACTCACAGACGCAGCCAACGTGCAGCAGATCTTCTCCGCTGTGTCCGTCAATACCGGCGGGGTTTATTATCTCTATGTGAGTGTTGGTAAAAACAATACTCCAGTGAGAGTATACAGACAACAGAACTTATGA
- a CDS encoding LIC_10461 domain-containing protein, with protein sequence MLQIVKILILVLVLGFSAGCHTTTVVHKSGETPYALAKETPGPDKKAKQGSTVFGIYSTTAPMEASCDRNHPEVIIKTGFVDLVIHTLIGPFYTTKTVEVYCKP encoded by the coding sequence ATGTTACAAATAGTCAAAATCCTGATCTTAGTTTTGGTTCTAGGATTTTCTGCAGGCTGCCATACAACCACCGTAGTCCATAAAAGTGGAGAAACTCCGTATGCGCTTGCAAAGGAAACTCCGGGTCCGGACAAAAAAGCAAAACAAGGAAGTACAGTTTTCGGGATCTATTCTACCACCGCTCCTATGGAAGCAAGCTGCGATAGGAACCATCCGGAAGTGATCATAAAGACCGGTTTTGTGGACCTGGTCATTCATACACTGATCGGTCCCTTCTATACTACCAAAACAGTAGAAGTGTACTGCAAACCGTAA
- a CDS encoding SET domain-containing protein → MIERRTNKFGENGIFASQPIAKGTLLFSYSEWIEDEEFGWKVLSVSEADELPEEEKEIFMKYGYDVDFGLVTGPSGPEFVINHSNFMNHSCDPNMWYDQMDNIIAKRDIEVGEELNIDYGNFVVNFDQTFECACGSSNCRKFIRKDDWKVLLPQYNLNFPTFMHKEIKKILVKVPA, encoded by the coding sequence ATGATCGAAAGACGCACGAACAAGTTCGGGGAAAACGGAATCTTCGCCTCTCAACCAATCGCTAAGGGAACTTTACTGTTCAGCTATAGCGAGTGGATCGAAGATGAGGAATTCGGATGGAAAGTACTCTCCGTCTCGGAAGCAGATGAGCTTCCTGAAGAGGAGAAGGAAATCTTCATGAAATACGGCTATGACGTAGACTTCGGCCTAGTCACCGGCCCTTCCGGACCTGAATTTGTTATCAATCACTCCAACTTTATGAACCATTCCTGCGATCCGAACATGTGGTACGATCAAATGGACAATATTATAGCCAAAAGGGATATAGAAGTTGGGGAAGAGCTGAACATAGACTACGGTAACTTCGTGGTGAACTTTGACCAGACTTTTGAATGTGCCTGCGGGTCTTCCAACTGCCGTAAATTCATTCGTAAGGATGATTGGAAAGTTCTACTACCTCAGTACAATCTTAATTTCCCAACCTTTATGCATAAGGAAATCAAGAAGATCTTAGTAAAAGTCCCTGCCTAA
- a CDS encoding DUF2179 domain-containing protein — translation MPNWAFDYLVLPLGIYLARMTDVSIGTVRIILISRERKILAAMLGFVEVLLWLIVITQIMRNLSNVFCYIAYAGGFATGTFLGMVVEEKLALGHSLIRIIVPEKGEEIVQNLAQAGYRSTTLEAQGARGPVKVILSLLRRKDIPIVLGILKDTAPGAFYTIENARKTSDPELWKTSGQEGESFARILWRRQSRIRK, via the coding sequence ATGCCTAACTGGGCCTTCGATTATCTAGTTTTACCCCTCGGAATTTATTTAGCCAGAATGACGGACGTAAGCATAGGTACAGTCCGTATCATTCTAATCTCCAGAGAAAGAAAGATCCTGGCAGCAATGCTTGGCTTTGTAGAAGTGCTTCTCTGGTTGATCGTAATCACTCAGATCATGAGAAACCTAAGCAATGTATTCTGCTATATAGCGTACGCAGGTGGATTTGCTACAGGCACTTTTCTAGGAATGGTGGTCGAAGAAAAACTCGCCCTAGGACATTCACTCATCCGCATCATCGTTCCGGAAAAAGGAGAAGAGATCGTCCAAAACCTGGCCCAAGCAGGCTACCGCAGCACCACACTGGAAGCGCAAGGAGCCAGAGGACCGGTTAAAGTCATTCTATCCTTATTAAGAAGAAAGGATATACCCATTGTGCTTGGAATACTAAAGGATACTGCACCCGGTGCCTTTTATACGATTGAGAATGCTCGTAAGACAAGCGACCCGGAACTATGGAAGACTTCCGGACAGGAAGGAGAGAGTTTTGCCCGCATCCTATGGAGAAGGCAATCCAGGATCAGGAAATGA
- a CDS encoding LIC_10463 family lipoprotein, with translation MRKILNLCFVSGLFSLVFLYNCKEDRRHEPLRFEKVTKAEASAFQAQVDGTILEGSWEYRFRIKQADRVSLIVEVLTDKPDLGVLLSRKGILFDSKIKCGEKISQLSPCKLEINNPEKGDYSLVLNHTSSDPSEVLSYRIFAAVHGPGYASVIWEEEVARR, from the coding sequence ATGAGAAAGATCTTAAATCTCTGTTTTGTATCCGGCTTATTTTCTCTGGTCTTTCTTTATAATTGTAAGGAAGACCGGAGACACGAGCCTTTACGTTTCGAAAAAGTCACCAAGGCCGAAGCCTCCGCTTTCCAGGCTCAGGTGGACGGGACCATTCTGGAAGGTTCTTGGGAATATAGATTTAGGATAAAACAAGCGGATAGAGTTTCTCTTATAGTGGAAGTTCTAACGGATAAACCCGATCTGGGAGTTTTATTATCCAGAAAAGGGATCTTATTCGACTCAAAGATCAAATGTGGAGAGAAGATCAGCCAACTTTCTCCCTGCAAACTTGAAATCAACAATCCAGAAAAAGGAGATTATTCCTTGGTGTTAAACCATACTTCTTCCGATCCATCGGAAGTTCTTTCTTATAGAATATTTGCCGCGGTGCACGGCCCAGGTTATGCCTCGGTAATTTGGGAGGAAGAAGTTGCGCGCAGATAA
- a CDS encoding Bor/Iss family lipoprotein, whose amino-acid sequence MRADKILPILVIVFLSLGFGESCRHAMVRYPQAPPEACRIYPTSRECKRALDLRSAQAEQGGEVHKVQHTYYFFGLYPGNLVLDTSKYCAEGPRSVHQYTSFWNGFWEQITLAIYSPQTVEIECYK is encoded by the coding sequence TTGCGCGCAGATAAAATCCTACCCATACTCGTAATCGTATTCTTAAGTTTAGGATTCGGAGAATCTTGCAGGCATGCAATGGTCCGCTATCCACAAGCTCCTCCGGAAGCATGCAGGATCTATCCAACCTCAAGGGAATGTAAACGTGCCTTGGATCTAAGATCGGCTCAAGCGGAACAAGGGGGAGAAGTTCATAAGGTCCAGCATACCTACTACTTCTTCGGACTTTATCCTGGAAATCTGGTATTAGACACTTCTAAGTACTGCGCAGAAGGACCTAGATCGGTTCATCAATACACAAGTTTCTGGAACGGATTCTGGGAGCAGATCACTCTTGCGATCTATTCCCCCCAAACAGTGGAGATAGAATGTTACAAATAG
- a CDS encoding GreA/GreB family elongation factor, whose product MSGKRFLSKNDHQRILSTLEVSAQAAAVQPSILEIIRKTLSKAKKIDQNQVPQDLITMNSKFVLKDLGNAEAFQFTLVYPDDYTENAPANGKLSLFSAHGSAVLGARVGEVVRWEINGMDKYLRVQELLYQPAAI is encoded by the coding sequence ATGAGTGGTAAAAGATTTCTTTCTAAGAATGATCATCAAAGGATCCTTTCCACCCTTGAAGTTTCCGCCCAAGCAGCAGCAGTCCAGCCAAGTATCTTAGAAATTATACGTAAGACGCTATCTAAAGCCAAAAAAATAGATCAGAACCAAGTCCCCCAAGATCTGATCACTATGAATTCCAAATTCGTGCTCAAAGACCTGGGCAACGCAGAAGCATTCCAATTTACTCTAGTATACCCTGACGATTATACTGAAAATGCCCCTGCGAACGGCAAACTTTCCTTATTCTCCGCTCATGGTTCCGCAGTTTTAGGCGCTAGAGTGGGAGAAGTAGTCCGTTGGGAGATCAACGGAATGGACAAATACCTAAGAGTCCAAGAACTACTTTACCAACCGGCTGCTATTTAG
- a CDS encoding HTTM domain-containing protein — protein sequence MSLWNRYKSELSEQSPAWSLGFFRFGFGILLFFISARYLQYGWVQKYFLEPGFHFKHFGFFWVGVIPGPLLYSVFIILCIAAIFVSLGVLYRTSIFIYWVGFTYFNLLDVSTYLNHYYLIFLLLFLLFWIPADRCFSLSHFLEAYRNGRWSIPKIPNWSLWILRFQIGCVYFFGGLAKLVPDWLFSAQPLRIWLVRNTDFPVIGGFFSYPIAGYVFSYAGLLFDLFVPFCLLKKNLRPWAYSFVLVFHILTWRLFPIGMFPWIMIFSTLIFFPPTWPVQARGFLKRRGIFPYGELRNLFKTAWNKLPVPFRFLSAKFLLILLRTLEKPNVWGKNFEIRLEGFTSRFVSRFGISAATLYVLIQILFPLRHFLYPGNHLWTEQGFRFAWHIMLIQKNGIASFQVVNLRTGEIQYVLPESYLNEVQKTMMSTQPDLILQFAHFLGDREKKRTGDDVAVYAEVRVSLNGKKSLPFIDPNRDLMKVKDDFLHKDWILPDFK from the coding sequence TTGTCTCTTTGGAATCGGTATAAGTCCGAACTATCCGAACAATCTCCCGCTTGGTCCTTAGGATTTTTCAGATTCGGGTTCGGTATTCTTTTATTTTTTATCTCAGCTCGTTATCTTCAGTATGGTTGGGTGCAAAAATATTTTTTAGAACCTGGTTTTCATTTTAAACATTTTGGATTTTTCTGGGTAGGAGTCATTCCAGGACCTTTATTATATTCTGTTTTTATAATATTATGTATTGCAGCGATCTTTGTCTCCTTAGGGGTCCTCTATAGAACCTCAATTTTTATCTATTGGGTGGGGTTTACTTATTTTAATCTTTTAGATGTTTCCACTTACCTGAATCACTATTATTTAATTTTCCTATTACTCTTTCTTTTGTTTTGGATCCCTGCAGATCGTTGTTTTTCTTTATCTCACTTTTTGGAAGCTTATCGAAACGGAAGATGGAGCATTCCTAAAATCCCGAATTGGTCCTTATGGATCCTAAGATTTCAAATCGGTTGCGTATATTTTTTCGGAGGTTTAGCAAAATTAGTTCCGGACTGGTTATTTTCCGCTCAACCTCTCAGGATTTGGTTAGTACGAAATACTGATTTTCCGGTGATCGGTGGATTTTTTTCTTATCCGATCGCAGGTTATGTTTTCAGTTATGCGGGATTACTTTTCGACCTATTCGTTCCATTTTGTCTTCTGAAAAAAAATCTGAGACCTTGGGCATATAGTTTTGTTTTGGTCTTTCATATTTTGACTTGGAGACTTTTTCCGATAGGAATGTTTCCTTGGATCATGATCTTCTCCACTTTAATATTTTTTCCTCCAACCTGGCCCGTTCAAGCGAGAGGATTTTTAAAAAGAAGGGGGATTTTCCCTTATGGAGAACTGAGGAACTTATTCAAAACTGCTTGGAATAAACTTCCGGTACCCTTCCGTTTTCTTTCCGCAAAATTTTTGCTTATACTTTTACGCACTTTAGAAAAACCGAATGTATGGGGAAAAAATTTCGAGATCAGATTAGAGGGATTTACCTCTCGTTTTGTCTCCAGATTCGGAATTTCGGCGGCGACCTTATATGTTTTGATCCAGATACTTTTTCCTCTTAGGCATTTTTTATATCCTGGGAATCATCTATGGACGGAACAAGGTTTTAGATTCGCATGGCATATCATGCTCATCCAGAAGAATGGGATCGCAAGCTTCCAAGTGGTTAATTTGCGAACGGGAGAGATACAATACGTCTTGCCCGAGTCTTATTTGAACGAAGTCCAAAAAACAATGATGAGCACTCAACCGGATCTGATCCTGCAATTCGCTCATTTCTTAGGAGATAGAGAAAAGAAAAGAACCGGCGATGATGTCGCAGTCTATGCGGAAGTAAGAGTCTCCTTAAACGGCAAAAAAAGCCTCCCATTTATCGATCCGAATCGGGACTTGATGAAGGTGAAGGATGATTTTTTGCATAAGGACTGGATCCTTCCGGACTTTAAATAA